The following are encoded in a window of Hymenobacter sp. GOD-10R genomic DNA:
- a CDS encoding SDR family oxidoreductase, with protein sequence MPTIFITGASSGLGKATAKLFAGRGWHVIATMRHPERETELTQLPNVHLLPLDVTDPAQIEATVQRAIALHPVDVVFNNAGYGLIGALEALSDEQITQLVNTNLLGVIRVTKAFLPHLRAKQSCRIISTTSIGGLIAFPLYSIYHATKWAIEGWSESMSFELARHHIGIKTISPGGIATDFTGRSLEVAGHLDAAYADLLQKLMAGQANAQFSPAQAIAEVVYEAATDQKDQLRYQAGPDAVATYAQRLAAGPEAFRQGVAAQFASSEEVS encoded by the coding sequence ATGCCCACTATTTTCATTACCGGCGCTTCGTCCGGCTTAGGCAAAGCCACGGCCAAGCTTTTTGCCGGCCGGGGCTGGCACGTTATCGCCACCATGCGCCACCCCGAGCGCGAAACCGAGCTGACGCAGCTACCCAACGTGCACCTGCTGCCGCTGGACGTGACCGACCCGGCCCAGATTGAGGCCACCGTGCAGCGCGCCATCGCCCTGCACCCCGTGGACGTGGTGTTCAATAACGCCGGCTACGGCCTCATCGGCGCGCTCGAAGCCCTGTCGGACGAGCAGATAACCCAGCTGGTCAACACCAACCTGCTGGGCGTTATTCGGGTAACGAAAGCCTTTCTGCCGCATTTGCGGGCGAAGCAGTCCTGCCGCATCATCAGCACCACGTCCATTGGCGGGCTCATTGCCTTTCCCTTGTATTCGATATACCACGCCACCAAGTGGGCCATTGAAGGCTGGAGCGAAAGCATGTCGTTTGAGCTGGCGCGGCACCACATCGGCATCAAAACCATTTCGCCGGGCGGCATTGCCACCGATTTCACGGGCCGCTCGCTCGAAGTGGCCGGGCACCTGGACGCGGCTTACGCCGACCTGTTGCAGAAGCTGATGGCTGGCCAGGCTAACGCCCAGTTCTCGCCCGCCCAGGCCATCGCCGAAGTAGTGTACGAAGCCGCAACCGACCAGAAAGACCAACTCCGCTACCAGGCCGGCCCCGATGCCGTGGCCACCTACGCCCAGCGGCTGGCCGCCGGCCCCGAAGCCTTCCGGCAGGGCGTGGCCGCCCAATTCGCATCGTCCGAGGAGGTGAGTTAA
- a CDS encoding AraC family transcriptional regulator produces MRTEQLPAGIGPEIVYSHYERRQLSGEQCVAEHGLTYLLAGSLRVTDAGASQTFEAGSLLFSRKNFLAKFTKQPAEDGPFRAITVVFGRAMLLEYRQPHSVRSEPPAPAMAAVMPLAINASLNEFFEALQPYFEVPLPAPLARDQQQEALRRLLLAQPVLQTVLFDFGQPGKIDLEAFMRQHFRFNVELKQLAYLTGRSLATFKRDFDKVFHNSPARWLYQQRLAEAHYLLQEESRRPSDVYHEVGFESLAHFSHAFKQFFGCSPSRIRTAPASH; encoded by the coding sequence ATGAGAACGGAGCAGCTGCCCGCCGGCATTGGGCCGGAAATTGTGTACTCGCACTATGAACGCCGCCAGTTATCGGGTGAGCAGTGCGTGGCCGAGCACGGCCTAACCTACCTGCTGGCGGGCAGCCTGCGGGTGACCGATGCCGGGGCCAGCCAGACATTTGAAGCCGGGAGCCTGCTGTTTTCGCGCAAGAACTTCTTAGCGAAGTTTACCAAGCAGCCAGCCGAAGATGGGCCCTTTCGGGCCATCACCGTGGTGTTTGGCCGCGCCATGCTGCTCGAATACCGCCAGCCGCACAGCGTTCGGAGCGAGCCGCCCGCCCCCGCAATGGCCGCCGTGATGCCCCTGGCTATCAATGCATCGCTTAACGAGTTTTTCGAGGCGTTGCAGCCGTATTTCGAGGTGCCGCTGCCCGCGCCGCTGGCCCGGGACCAGCAGCAAGAGGCGCTGCGGCGGTTGCTGCTGGCGCAGCCGGTGCTGCAAACGGTACTGTTCGATTTCGGGCAGCCCGGCAAAATTGACTTGGAGGCCTTCATGCGGCAGCACTTCCGCTTCAACGTGGAGCTGAAGCAGCTGGCCTACCTCACTGGCCGGAGCCTGGCGACGTTCAAGCGGGATTTTGATAAGGTTTTTCACAATTCGCCCGCCCGCTGGCTCTACCAGCAGCGGCTGGCCGAAGCCCACTACCTGCTGCAGGAAGAAAGCCGGCGCCCATCGGACGTGTACCACGAAGTCGGCTTCGAGAGCCTGGCGCACTTCTCCCATGCGTTCAAGCAGTTTTTTGGGTGCAGTCCATCCCGCATTCGCACGGCCCCGGCGAGCCATTAA